Proteins encoded in a region of the Oncorhynchus clarkii lewisi isolate Uvic-CL-2024 chromosome 18, UVic_Ocla_1.0, whole genome shotgun sequence genome:
- the LOC139373713 gene encoding zinc finger protein 436-like isoform X1, producing the protein MADIERDNQHTDILQVQIKQEDGEEPHDTEDRLKSSNTGEQKPCHICPDCGKSYTRSDNLKTHQKIHMTERPYLCSECGKGFTRTDHLKSHLKTHERKKKKLKHPCTDCVKGFVHLEQLEKHLEKNHLAHKEKKPHGCPRCDESFSDLEELTTHLPVHTEELALYCSDCGKRFLHKGKFERHQRVHSGQMPYICTHCGEGFTQAHSLKHHQRIHTGEKPYLCNECGESFRHDATYRRHKRKHELPLSEKKAYPCSVCGKTFTRSDGVMRHLRRFHYGERALQCSCCDKRFFQQDTLTTHMRIHTGEKPYSCSDCGRSFSQDGDRKKHQKRHHTGEGTSPLTLHVDGTGTHTHTL; encoded by the coding sequence ATGGCTGATATTGAGAGGGACAATCAACACACAGATATACTGCAGGTGCAAATAAAACAGGAGGACGGAGAAGAGCCTCACGATACAGAGGACCGTCTCAAGAGTTCTAATACCGGAGAACAGAAGCCTTGTCACATCTGCCCTGATTGTGGTAAAAGTTATACCCGTTCGGATAATCTTAAAACACACCAGAAAATTCATATGACAGAGAGGCCGTACCTCTGCTCTGAGTGTGGTAAAGGTTTTACCCGCACAGATCATCTGAAATCACACCTGAAAACACAtgaaagaaagaagaagaaactgaaaCACCCCTGTACTGATTGTGTGAAAGGCTTTGTCCATTTGGAGCAGCTTGAAAAACATCTGGAAAAAAATCACCTTGCACACAAGGAAAAGAAACCTCACGGCTGTCCAAGGTGTGATGAGAGCTTTTCTGACCTGGAAGAACTAACAACACACTTGCCAGTACATACTGAAGAGCTGGCCCTCTACTGCTCTGACTGCGGTAAGCGGTTCTTACACAAAGGAAAATTTGAAAGAcaccagagagtacacagtggacAAATGCCATACATATGCACCCACTGTGGGGAGGGTTTTACACAGGCACATAGTTTGAAACATCACCAGcgaatacacactggagagaaaccctacCTCTGCAACGAGTGTGGGGAGAGTTTCAGACACGATGCAACGTACAGGAGACACAAGCGCAAACACGAGCTACCACTCTCTGAAAAGAAAGCCTATCCTTGCTCAGTATGTGGGAAGACTTTTACCCGCTCCGATGGAGTGATGAGGCATCTGAGGAGGTTCCATTACGGAGAGAGAGCTCTCCAGTGCTCCTGctgcgacaaacgtttctttcaacaggacacactaaccacacacatGAGAATTCACACTGGAGAAAAACCGTACagttgctctgactgtgggagaAGCTTCTCACAAGATGGCGACCGAAAGAAACACCAGAAGAGGCACCACACTGGAGAGGGCACTTCACCTCTGACCCTCCATGTGGACGGCACagggacgcacacacacacactataa